One genomic region from Reichenbachiella ulvae encodes:
- a CDS encoding heavy metal translocating P-type ATPase yields the protein MTKQYHITGMTCMGCQSHVESALAEVPGVSHAEVDLKEKVAHLDLKEEINFEQLQNALAGSIYEIHEEKPEPNLAPLPEIKKKKPEQNGSGKYYCPMHCEGEKTYDQPGDCPVCGMDLVEEASSNTSAQKYTCPMHPEVEEDGPGSCPKCGMDLVPKEADESQENKTYKRLLKKFWWSVGFTLPIFIIAMGGMIPNAPVLSQLSVQTWNWIQFALSLPVVFYTCWMFFERAYKSIITWNLNMFTLIGIGAGVAWIFSVVGLLIPDVFPAQFKTESGAVHMYFEAATVILTLVMLGQVLEARAHGKTNAAVKELLKLAPNQATVIRDGKEMVIAIDQIKKGDQLRVKPGEKVPVDGQITEGKSTIDESMITGEPIPVDKKSGESVSAGTINGKESFVMKAEKVGSDTLLSQIIDMVNQASRSRAPIQKLADRISAYFVPTVVAVSVLTFVLWYFFGPDPKLVYAFVNAIAVLIIACPCALGLATPMSVMVGVGKGAELGVLIKNAEALEGFNSIDTLLIDKTGTLTEGKPSVQQVVSGSNHSEDDVLQLIASVNQQSEHPLAEATVRYANEQGVDLLSVEDFESHTGMGVSAMLDGKKLLIGNRKLMDEESVDCPERLLKAAEDEQSKGNTVPMLAVDGLLSGFVVISDAIKSNSAAAIQELHEAGLKIIMMTGDNPHTAKAVAKELKLDDYIAECSPSDKQDKVKELQAEGRKVAMAGDGINDAPALALADIGIAMGTGTDVAIESASITLVKGDIKGILKARKLSHAVMKNIRQNLFFALGYNALGVPIAAGILYPVFGLLLSPMIAAAAMSFSSVSVISNALRLKAKNI from the coding sequence ATGACAAAGCAATACCACATCACCGGAATGACATGTATGGGATGCCAATCCCATGTAGAATCTGCACTGGCCGAGGTGCCGGGCGTATCACATGCCGAAGTAGACCTAAAAGAAAAAGTCGCTCATCTCGACTTAAAAGAAGAAATTAATTTTGAGCAACTGCAAAATGCGCTTGCAGGATCGATCTATGAGATCCATGAAGAGAAGCCAGAACCAAATTTGGCTCCACTTCCAGAAATAAAGAAGAAGAAACCTGAGCAGAATGGCTCTGGAAAGTACTATTGTCCGATGCATTGCGAAGGGGAGAAGACTTATGATCAGCCAGGAGACTGTCCGGTGTGCGGCATGGACCTGGTCGAGGAGGCCAGTAGCAATACCTCTGCACAAAAATATACCTGTCCGATGCATCCGGAGGTAGAGGAGGATGGCCCAGGGTCCTGTCCTAAATGTGGGATGGATCTGGTACCTAAAGAAGCCGACGAATCACAGGAAAACAAGACCTACAAAAGGTTACTGAAGAAATTTTGGTGGTCGGTGGGTTTCACCTTACCGATATTTATCATTGCTATGGGAGGGATGATTCCGAATGCACCGGTGCTTTCTCAGCTCTCTGTGCAGACGTGGAATTGGATCCAGTTTGCCCTGTCATTGCCAGTGGTGTTTTATACCTGTTGGATGTTTTTCGAGCGGGCCTACAAGTCCATCATTACCTGGAATCTCAACATGTTCACCCTGATTGGTATTGGAGCTGGGGTGGCTTGGATTTTCAGTGTCGTGGGATTGTTGATCCCCGATGTCTTTCCGGCACAGTTCAAAACTGAATCGGGAGCGGTACACATGTATTTTGAGGCCGCTACTGTGATCCTGACACTCGTGATGCTAGGCCAGGTGCTAGAAGCACGTGCTCATGGCAAAACCAATGCGGCGGTAAAAGAGCTGCTGAAGTTGGCACCCAATCAGGCCACCGTCATTCGAGATGGAAAGGAGATGGTCATAGCCATAGATCAAATCAAAAAAGGGGACCAGCTACGTGTGAAACCGGGAGAAAAGGTTCCGGTAGATGGGCAGATCACTGAAGGGAAATCCACCATCGATGAATCAATGATTACCGGTGAACCTATACCTGTAGACAAGAAAAGTGGGGAATCAGTAAGCGCCGGTACCATCAATGGTAAGGAGAGCTTCGTGATGAAGGCTGAAAAGGTAGGAAGTGACACCTTGCTGTCTCAAATCATCGATATGGTCAATCAGGCCAGCAGGAGCCGGGCACCGATTCAGAAACTGGCAGATAGAATATCCGCTTATTTTGTACCAACTGTAGTGGCTGTGTCTGTATTGACTTTCGTTTTATGGTACTTTTTTGGACCAGATCCTAAATTGGTTTATGCCTTTGTCAATGCCATTGCGGTATTGATCATTGCATGTCCTTGTGCCTTGGGTCTTGCGACACCCATGTCTGTGATGGTGGGGGTCGGCAAAGGAGCAGAGCTAGGTGTTTTGATCAAGAATGCGGAGGCGCTCGAAGGCTTCAATTCTATTGATACCCTTTTAATTGATAAAACGGGTACTCTCACAGAAGGGAAGCCTTCTGTGCAACAGGTGGTCAGCGGATCGAATCATTCGGAGGATGATGTGTTGCAATTAATAGCATCTGTGAACCAGCAAAGTGAACATCCACTGGCAGAAGCTACGGTGCGCTATGCCAATGAACAGGGAGTTGATTTGCTATCTGTCGAGGATTTTGAATCCCATACAGGTATGGGGGTCAGTGCTATGCTGGATGGTAAAAAGCTATTGATTGGAAATCGAAAGCTAATGGATGAAGAGTCGGTTGATTGTCCTGAAAGGCTACTCAAAGCTGCGGAAGACGAACAGTCCAAGGGTAATACTGTACCTATGTTAGCTGTAGACGGATTGCTGTCTGGTTTTGTGGTGATATCCGATGCGATCAAGAGCAACAGTGCCGCTGCGATTCAGGAGCTGCATGAGGCAGGTTTGAAGATCATCATGATGACAGGTGACAATCCGCACACTGCTAAAGCTGTGGCGAAAGAGTTGAAATTGGATGATTATATAGCTGAGTGCTCCCCATCTGATAAACAGGACAAGGTGAAGGAGCTGCAAGCCGAAGGTAGAAAAGTAGCCATGGCTGGAGATGGGATCAATGATGCACCTGCACTGGCGCTGGCCGATATCGGGATCGCTATGGGCACTGGTACAGATGTAGCGATCGAAAGTGCATCAATCACACTGGTCAAAGGCGATATCAAAGGAATACTGAAAGCGCGTAAGCTCAGCCATGCAGTGATGAAAAACATTCGTCAGAATCTTTTCTTTGCTCTGGGCTACAATGCACTGGGTGTACCGATCGCTGCGGGGATATTGTATCCGGTGTTTGGATTGCTGCTGTCTCCGATGATCGCTGCGGCAGCTATGAGTTTTAGTTCGGTGTCCGTGATCAGCAATGCCTTGAGACTGAAAGCCAAGAACATCTGA
- a CDS encoding OprO/OprP family phosphate-selective porin, giving the protein MKKLLTIGAILLISSLTHAQSFEGSGIGKGIRFMPRDSSFFLQWNTRFQTQYVGTLNLDDNQYEDAFTIRRFRLKFKGYLLNPNIGYKVELALSNRDQGDFFSEHNDAASIVLDAVLKWKFAPGWQLWVGQTKLPGNRERVISSGSLQLVDRSRLNSRYNIDRDKGLWLWHEDQLGRMVVREVLAVTSGEGRNITSTNESGYDYTGRIEVMPFGKFKSKGDYFGADLMREERPKLSIGVTYDYNVGTSRERGQLGRFILDANGDRVNSDLATLFADAMFKYKGWSVMYEYANKRVARGVINGWDSDGNERYFYTGEAHNVQWGYLFKNNVSVDARWTQNTPTAIMINEVEEQSIIDDPETRYELGLSKYIAGHTLKIQVSTAYRDRLTKDDEMLFFAQMEIGF; this is encoded by the coding sequence ATGAAGAAATTATTAACAATAGGCGCAATCCTATTAATATCTTCCCTAACACACGCACAGAGTTTTGAAGGAAGTGGGATCGGAAAAGGCATCAGATTCATGCCTCGTGACTCCTCCTTTTTCCTACAATGGAACACCAGGTTCCAAACGCAATATGTGGGCACCCTTAATCTGGATGACAATCAATATGAGGACGCTTTCACTATCCGTCGTTTCAGACTCAAATTCAAAGGATATCTATTGAACCCAAACATTGGGTACAAAGTAGAATTGGCACTATCCAATCGTGATCAGGGGGATTTTTTCTCTGAGCACAATGATGCCGCCAGCATCGTCCTGGATGCTGTATTGAAATGGAAATTTGCTCCTGGATGGCAGCTTTGGGTTGGCCAGACCAAGCTACCAGGCAACCGCGAGCGTGTGATTTCCTCAGGATCTCTTCAACTAGTAGACCGTAGTAGACTCAACAGTCGCTACAACATTGATCGTGACAAAGGGCTATGGCTTTGGCACGAAGACCAGCTAGGTCGTATGGTAGTCAGGGAGGTTCTTGCTGTCACTTCGGGTGAGGGCAGGAACATCACCTCTACCAACGAATCTGGCTATGACTATACCGGCCGAATCGAGGTGATGCCTTTCGGCAAGTTCAAATCCAAAGGGGATTACTTCGGAGCAGATTTGATGCGCGAAGAAAGACCTAAATTGTCTATCGGCGTGACTTACGACTACAATGTAGGCACCAGCCGCGAACGTGGACAGTTAGGCAGATTCATCCTGGATGCCAATGGAGATAGAGTAAACAGCGACCTGGCAACCCTATTCGCAGATGCCATGTTCAAATACAAAGGATGGTCCGTGATGTACGAATATGCCAACAAAAGAGTCGCACGAGGCGTGATCAACGGATGGGACTCTGATGGTAACGAACGCTACTTCTACACTGGTGAAGCCCATAACGTTCAGTGGGGCTACCTATTCAAAAACAACGTGAGTGTGGATGCCCGATGGACTCAAAACACCCCGACGGCCATCATGATCAACGAGGTAGAGGAGCAATCCATCATAGACGATCCAGAAACAAGATACGAATTGGGACTGTCCAAATACATTGCAGGACACACCCTAAAAATACAAGTCAGCACGGCCTATAGAGACCGACTGACTAAAGATGATGAAATGCTGTTTTTCGCACAAATGGAAATCGGCTTTTGA
- a CDS encoding peptidylprolyl isomerase gives MTAEIHTAKGVMKVEFFEQDAPKAVKNFTDLAKKGFYDGLTFHRVIPNFMIQGGCPDGTGAGGPGYTIDCELDGDNQYHDRGVLSMAHAGRNTGGSQFFICHNRDNTQHLDRNHTVFGKVVEGVDIVDDIRQGDKMEKVVVID, from the coding sequence ATGACAGCAGAAATACACACTGCAAAGGGCGTGATGAAGGTCGAGTTTTTCGAGCAAGACGCACCAAAAGCAGTTAAAAACTTTACAGATCTAGCAAAAAAAGGATTTTACGATGGACTTACTTTCCACAGAGTAATTCCTAATTTCATGATTCAGGGTGGATGTCCTGATGGTACAGGTGCTGGCGGACCAGGCTACACCATCGACTGTGAGTTGGATGGTGATAACCAATACCACGACAGAGGCGTTTTGTCTATGGCTCACGCGGGTAGAAACACGGGCGGTTCACAATTTTTCATCTGCCACAACAGAGATAACACACAACACCTCGACAGAAACCACACCGTATTTGGTAAGGTAGTAGAAGGTGTAGATATCGTAGACGATATCAGACAAGGAGACAAAATGGAGAAAGTCGTAGTGATCGACTAA
- a CDS encoding 16S rRNA (uracil(1498)-N(3))-methyltransferase → MNFYYHPDPASDLTLSQEESSHAVKVLRKKTGDTLHLMDGIGGKYEAEITEANFRKCEFKILKKEEMAPREAQIHIGIAPTKNIDRLEWFVEKACELGVDQITIFITQHTERKKVKLDRLEKKAISAMKQSKSFWKCKIHWADKFPAFLSSTMEEQRFIAYVETGEESALRQLLQAEKDTIILIGPEGDFSPEEVKLATDAGFTAVNLGKNVLRTETAGIIAAHTFNLINGW, encoded by the coding sequence ATGAATTTCTACTATCATCCCGATCCCGCATCAGACCTGACCCTAAGTCAGGAAGAATCCAGTCATGCTGTAAAAGTGCTCAGGAAGAAAACCGGTGACACGCTCCACCTCATGGATGGAATAGGAGGAAAATATGAAGCAGAAATCACGGAGGCCAACTTCAGAAAATGTGAATTCAAGATCCTGAAGAAGGAAGAGATGGCCCCCAGGGAAGCACAAATCCACATCGGCATAGCCCCCACTAAAAACATCGACCGATTGGAGTGGTTCGTGGAGAAAGCCTGCGAACTGGGAGTGGATCAGATCACGATATTCATCACACAGCATACAGAAAGAAAAAAAGTAAAGCTCGACCGACTAGAAAAGAAAGCCATCAGCGCCATGAAACAGAGCAAGAGTTTCTGGAAATGTAAGATCCACTGGGCTGACAAGTTTCCTGCTTTCCTTTCATCGACAATGGAAGAACAACGCTTCATCGCCTATGTGGAAACGGGCGAAGAATCGGCCCTGCGCCAGCTCCTACAGGCGGAGAAAGACACGATCATTCTCATCGGACCAGAAGGAGACTTCAGCCCTGAGGAAGTGAAGCTCGCGACCGATGCAGGATTCACAGCCGTAAACCTGGGCAAAAACGTACTACGCACCGAAACCGCCGGCATCATCGCCGCTCACACTTTCAATTTGATCAATGGGTGGTGA
- a CDS encoding tetratricopeptide repeat protein → MKKSLLYVLILVGMVSACSPANRKNRIKYRFETANKKLEDGYYADAVALYSQVLEKDPEITDAYMNRGVAYYEMGKYVAALADYNEVYRQRPEYHDLLFNRAYTYLELGRMENAREDLTFLRTLYPDTALIDVVEGLIFEEEKEYEAALQSFSQAIARDADHFDAYSNRGIIQYHLGAYDQAEADLRQALEIHQNEPYVLNSLALVLAEKGELNSADSLINLAMGMVGGQPYFINNAGYISLLQGKLDESDSLIRKSLKIDEDNPYAYENLGKWYLAVDSTDQAKASFAKALELDSAMEESLELYQGLVE, encoded by the coding sequence ATGAAAAAGAGCCTTTTGTATGTGTTGATTTTGGTGGGGATGGTGTCAGCTTGTAGTCCAGCCAACCGAAAGAACAGAATAAAATATAGATTCGAAACTGCCAATAAGAAACTGGAGGATGGCTACTATGCAGATGCGGTAGCTCTTTATTCGCAGGTGTTGGAGAAGGACCCTGAGATCACCGATGCATACATGAACAGGGGAGTGGCCTACTACGAAATGGGTAAATATGTGGCTGCCCTGGCCGACTACAATGAAGTCTATCGTCAGCGTCCTGAATACCACGACTTGCTGTTCAACAGGGCGTATACTTATCTGGAGCTAGGCCGAATGGAAAATGCGCGTGAGGATTTGACCTTTTTGCGTACGCTATATCCAGATACCGCGCTGATCGATGTGGTAGAGGGCTTGATCTTTGAGGAGGAAAAGGAATATGAAGCGGCCCTTCAGAGCTTCAGTCAGGCGATTGCCCGTGATGCCGATCACTTCGATGCGTATTCCAATCGAGGCATCATCCAATACCACCTGGGAGCCTATGATCAGGCGGAGGCAGACCTGCGACAGGCGCTGGAGATCCATCAAAACGAACCCTATGTGCTCAACTCTCTGGCGCTGGTACTGGCCGAAAAGGGCGAGCTCAATTCTGCAGATTCTTTGATCAATCTCGCGATGGGTATGGTAGGTGGTCAGCCTTATTTTATCAACAATGCCGGATACATCAGCCTGCTGCAGGGCAAATTGGACGAATCAGATTCTCTGATCAGAAAGAGTCTAAAAATCGATGAGGACAATCCCTATGCCTATGAGAACCTGGGCAAGTGGTACCTTGCCGTGGATAGTACTGATCAGGCCAAAGCCTCATTTGCCAAAGCACTCGAGTTGGACTCTGCGATGGAGGAGAGTTTGGAGCTGTATCAGGGATTGGTGGAATAA
- a CDS encoding mechanosensitive ion channel family protein: MFSDLFNEPNTAYPTFQLIGTVIIILFYLVIRKIFQKTILTRSLQQNFDPARSIYVRKLVGFILFIICLVLAGLVWEVSFKGLSVYIASVLTVVGVGLFANWSIVSNMTASLILFFFFPLKIGSKVRIVDGANSIEGEVINLSLFSIKILTPEKQIAYYPNNMAIQRYIIHLDGDTNILP, from the coding sequence ATGTTCTCTGATTTATTCAACGAACCGAATACCGCTTACCCTACTTTCCAGTTGATCGGAACTGTGATCATCATTCTTTTCTATCTGGTGATTCGAAAGATCTTCCAAAAGACGATTCTCACTCGTTCTTTGCAACAAAACTTCGATCCTGCCCGATCGATTTATGTTCGCAAACTGGTAGGCTTTATTCTATTTATTATTTGCCTGGTACTGGCAGGTTTGGTTTGGGAGGTATCTTTCAAGGGGCTCTCTGTCTACATCGCTTCTGTACTTACCGTAGTAGGTGTGGGTCTATTTGCCAACTGGTCCATTGTGAGTAATATGACCGCCTCTTTGATTCTGTTTTTCTTCTTTCCTCTCAAGATAGGATCCAAAGTAAGAATCGTAGATGGCGCCAACTCCATAGAAGGAGAGGTGATCAACCTCTCCCTATTTTCGATCAAAATCCTGACACCAGAAAAGCAAATCGCCTACTACCCCAACAACATGGCCATACAGCGATACATCATTCATCTGGATGGGGATACCAATATTTTACCTTAG
- a CDS encoding T9SS type A sorting domain-containing protein → MKTPIRLFASLFLLLMTLQAKSQDPNFYIFLAFGQSNMEGQGTIGSQDKTVDSRFQVLQAVDCSNLERVQAEWYPAVPPLCRCWNGLGPSDYFGRTLVETLPTAVRVGIINVSIGGCRIELFDMDIYQDYKNTYEEDWFQDAIASYGGNPYQHLIDMAKLAQKDGVIKGILLHQGESNNGDNQWPDKVKKIYTDMITDLELEASEVPLLAGEMVHEDQGGALSGMNAIVNQLPDILDNAHVISSSGCSDKDDNIHFDAAGYRELGKRYGEKMLSLLDYSNITLDAPASKSINGYELFPTYPNPTSDTAQISFQLPKESKIEIKLYSITGAEMALIAKETLAEGKHEISYNFSSLPKGLYYYTLQANEYQLSQKVKVD, encoded by the coding sequence ATGAAAACACCTATAAGACTATTCGCATCGCTATTTTTACTATTAATGACTTTGCAAGCCAAATCCCAGGACCCCAACTTCTACATCTTTCTAGCCTTTGGTCAATCCAATATGGAGGGCCAGGGAACGATTGGTAGTCAGGACAAAACCGTAGACAGTCGCTTTCAGGTTTTGCAGGCTGTGGACTGTTCCAATCTGGAAAGAGTACAAGCAGAATGGTACCCTGCAGTCCCTCCCCTATGCCGGTGTTGGAATGGACTGGGACCGTCAGATTACTTTGGGCGCACGCTGGTTGAGACCCTACCTACAGCCGTGCGAGTAGGTATCATCAATGTGTCGATTGGAGGGTGTCGCATCGAATTGTTCGACATGGACATTTATCAGGATTACAAGAATACATACGAGGAAGACTGGTTTCAGGATGCGATCGCCAGCTATGGCGGCAATCCTTATCAACATCTGATCGACATGGCCAAACTCGCCCAAAAGGATGGCGTGATCAAAGGCATCCTACTCCATCAGGGCGAATCCAACAATGGGGACAATCAATGGCCCGATAAAGTGAAGAAAATCTATACTGACATGATCACCGATCTGGAACTGGAAGCCTCTGAAGTTCCATTGCTAGCAGGCGAAATGGTGCACGAAGATCAAGGAGGAGCCCTGTCTGGCATGAATGCTATAGTCAATCAACTGCCCGATATATTGGACAACGCCCATGTGATTTCATCCAGCGGATGCAGCGACAAAGACGACAATATTCACTTCGATGCAGCCGGCTATCGTGAGTTAGGCAAGAGATATGGAGAAAAAATGCTTTCCCTCCTGGACTACTCCAATATCACACTTGATGCCCCAGCCTCAAAATCCATCAATGGATACGAACTTTTTCCTACCTACCCTAACCCTACCTCAGACACTGCACAAATCAGTTTTCAACTCCCCAAGGAATCAAAAATTGAGATCAAACTGTATAGTATCACTGGGGCAGAAATGGCCCTGATTGCAAAGGAAACATTGGCTGAAGGCAAGCATGAGATCTCCTACAATTTCTCTTCTCTACCAAAAGGACTGTACTATTACACCTTACAAGCCAACGAGTATCAATTGAGTCAGAAAGTAAAAGTGGATTAG
- a CDS encoding serine hydrolase domain-containing protein, with product MACQPQTETKENNENLVIDQVAKNRIDSTLQSFVSEGMVVGASALIFEKGKEAYFNAYGYADREAKIPMDRNTIVTIFSMTKPLTGTALMSLWEEGAFQLEEPLSKYAPEFSDMQVATELLDSGKWKLEPTTRPISIADITRHSAGFSTRSDLGLDQANTAADLYNLNNTLKDMAQDLSQLPLGFQPGTRWEYGISVDVQAYLIEQLSGRPFDEYMQETVLDPLGMSETSFFVPEDRRQRMAALYFKTDSSINRIPDEQSHAFNYAEWPMKPGGWGLTSTLDDYMKFAQMLVNEGTYRDNTILQPETVKLMATNHLPAVEDSLWLPGKGRVGFGIDFAVRTEEPQNSEEMNGTVGEFFWDGAGSTLFWVDPKNELTAVLFVQIFPFNGTIHKQFRDAVYGPIKD from the coding sequence TTGGCTTGCCAACCTCAGACTGAAACTAAAGAAAACAACGAAAACCTGGTCATCGATCAAGTGGCTAAGAACAGAATCGATTCTACGCTTCAATCCTTTGTATCAGAGGGCATGGTTGTGGGCGCCTCTGCCCTGATATTCGAGAAAGGCAAAGAAGCCTATTTCAATGCATATGGCTATGCAGACCGTGAGGCCAAAATCCCAATGGACAGAAACACCATTGTCACGATTTTTTCCATGACCAAACCCCTCACAGGAACTGCTCTGATGTCCCTGTGGGAAGAAGGAGCCTTCCAATTAGAGGAGCCTCTATCTAAATATGCTCCTGAGTTCAGCGATATGCAGGTAGCCACAGAGCTGCTGGACTCTGGCAAATGGAAGTTAGAACCTACTACCCGCCCTATCAGCATTGCGGATATCACACGACACTCAGCAGGTTTTTCTACCCGTAGTGATTTGGGATTGGATCAGGCCAATACCGCTGCAGATCTTTATAATCTGAACAACACGCTGAAAGATATGGCACAGGACCTCAGCCAACTCCCACTGGGCTTTCAGCCAGGTACTCGATGGGAATACGGTATATCTGTAGATGTACAGGCCTATCTGATCGAGCAGCTTTCGGGTCGTCCATTTGATGAGTACATGCAAGAGACCGTCCTTGACCCTTTGGGGATGAGCGAAACAAGCTTCTTCGTACCAGAAGACCGAAGACAAAGAATGGCAGCCCTCTACTTCAAAACAGACAGCAGTATCAACCGTATACCTGATGAGCAATCCCATGCCTTCAACTATGCCGAGTGGCCGATGAAACCCGGAGGATGGGGATTAACCTCCACGCTAGACGACTACATGAAATTCGCTCAGATGCTAGTGAATGAGGGTACCTATCGGGACAACACCATCCTACAACCAGAAACGGTAAAACTGATGGCTACCAATCATCTACCTGCTGTAGAAGACAGTCTATGGCTACCAGGCAAAGGCAGAGTAGGATTCGGAATCGACTTTGCCGTCCGTACGGAGGAGCCTCAAAACAGCGAAGAAATGAATGGAACGGTTGGAGAATTCTTCTGGGATGGAGCTGGCAGTACCCTCTTCTGGGTCGACCCTAAAAATGAATTAACTGCCGTTCTCTTTGTTCAGATCTTTCCTTTCAATGGCACGATCCACAAACAATTCAGGGATGCAGTTTATGGTCCTATAAAAGATTGA